The genomic interval CCAGCTGGCGGAAGGCGTCGGCGCGGTGGCTCATCTCGTGCTTCCTGGCCGGATCCATCTCGCCGAAGGTCAGCCCATGGCCGTCGGGCAGGAACATCGGGTCGTAGCCGAAGCCATGCGGTCCCCGCGGCGGCCACACCAGTGTGCCGGTGCAGCGGCCCTCCACACTCTCGACATAGCCGTCCGGCCAAGCGAGCGACAGGGCACAGACGAAATAGGCGCTGCGGTCGGTCTTGCCGGCAAGACCGTCCTCGACCTTCCGCATCGCCATGGCGAAGTCCTTGGTCGGGCCGGCCCAGCGGGCGGAGTAGATGCCGGGATCGCCGTTCAGCGCCGGCACCACCAGCCCGCTGTCGTCGGCGAGCGCCACATGGCCGGCGGCGGCCGCGGCCTTGGCCTTGAGTTCGGCGTTGGCAATGAAGCTGGTGCCGGTTTCCTCAGGTTCGGGCAGGCCCAGCTCCCCGGCCGCGGTGAAGGTGGCGACATAGGGGCCGAGCAGATCGGCGATCTCGCGCACCTTGCCCTTGTTGTGGCTGGCGATGACGAGCGTGTCACCGGTGAAGCGGCGGGGAGCGGACATGGTTATGACCCTCTGGCTGAAACGGTCTTACTTGATGCCGAGAACCTGCTTCTGCAACGCCACCAGCTCGGTCACGCCCTTGCGGGCGAGCGCCAGCAGCTCCATGAACTGCGGCTCGGAGAAGGGGGTTTCCTCGGCGGTGCCCTGGATTTCGACGATGCCGGCCTTGCCGGTCAGGACGAAGTTGGCAT from Azospirillum sp. TSH100 carries:
- the rdgB gene encoding RdgB/HAM1 family non-canonical purine NTP pyrophosphatase; the protein is MSAPRRFTGDTLVIASHNKGKVREIADLLGPYVATFTAAGELGLPEPEETGTSFIANAELKAKAAAAAGHVALADDSGLVVPALNGDPGIYSARWAGPTKDFAMAMRKVEDGLAGKTDRSAYFVCALSLAWPDGYVESVEGRCTGTLVWPPRGPHGFGYDPMFLPDGHGLTFGEMDPARKHEMSHRADAFRQLVERCFR